Proteins from a single region of Macrotis lagotis isolate mMagLag1 chromosome 2, bilby.v1.9.chrom.fasta, whole genome shotgun sequence:
- the NUP50 gene encoding nuclear pore complex protein Nup50 isoform X2, with the protein MAKRNAEKELTDRNWDQEDDAEEVGTFSVASEEVLKNRAIKKAKRRGVALESESGGAFKGFKGLMVPPGGGGLAGFGNGTSIKPLEGLSNGSTMSSVSNLAPAKTTPEKKVTFGRITANGPKSPLGTDKKATDPKTNGDKQQPSSSGPSASAYHRQLAALNCSVRDWIVKHVDTNPLCDLTPIFKDYERYLTSIEQLPGNSNDGSGQKQTPAGPATRGPSQQPQDEAPPEKRPTSASAATSTTSFHFGQKVDGSVLGPLGSGVAASFSFSPGNTGMFGKSVSQASPISSFSKVPEGHADGPANERKGADEEESEEPPKVIVTEVKEEDAFYSKKCKLFYKKDNEFKEKGVGTLHLKPTANQKTQLLVRADTNLGNILLNVLVPPNMPCSRTGKNNVLIVCVPNPPVCEKNASIPVTMLIRVKTTEDADELHKILLEKKEA; encoded by the exons ATGGCCAAAAGGAACGCGGAGAAGGAGCTGACGGACCGGAACTGGGACCAGGAGGACGACGCGGAGGAG GTGGGCACTTTCTCAGTGGCGAGTGAGGAAGTCCTGAAGAACAGAGCCATCAAGAAGGCGAAGCGCCGCGGCGTGGCCCTGGAG TCTGAAAGTGGAGGGGCTTTTAAAGGTTTCAAAGGCTTGATGGTTCCTCCAGGAGGAGGAGGCCTCGCTGGCTTCGGCAACGGCACCAGTATCAAGCCTCTGGAAGGCCTGTCGAATGGCAGTACCATGTCTTCTGTGTCCAACCTGGCCCCTGCCAAGACCACACCAGAAAAGAAGGTGACTTTTG GCCGCATCACAGCCAATGGCCCCAAGTCTCCCTTGGGAACGGACAAGAAGGCCACTGACCCCAAGACCAATGGGGACAAGCAGCAGCCTTCCTCCTCCGGTCCCAGCGCCAGTGCCTACCACAGACAGCTCGCAGCCTTAAACTGCTCGGTGCGTGATTGGATTGTCAAGCACGTGGACACCAACCCGCTCTGCGACCTGACACCTATCTTTAAAGACTACGAGAGATACCTCACCAGCATCGAGCAGCTGCCTGGCAACAGTAATGACGGCAGTGGACAGAAGCAGACCCCAGCTGGGCCTGCCACCCGGGGCCCCTCGCAGCAGCCCCAGGATGAGGCACCACCAGAGAAGAGACCGACCTCGGCCTCGGCAGCCACGTCCACCACCTCTTTTCACTTTGGCCAGAAAGTGGATGGCTCAGTTCTGGGCCCCTTGGGTTCAGGCGTGGCAGCCAGCTTCTCCTTCTCTCCTGGAAACACAGGCATGTTTGGCAAAAGTGTGAGCCAAGCCAgtcccatttcttccttctccaaagtGCCGGAGGGCCATGCTGATGGGCCTGCTAACGAACGCAAAG GTGCTGACGAGGAAGAGAGTGAGGAACCACCTAAAGTCATTGTGACTGAAGTCAAAGAGGAGGATGCCTTTTACTCCAAGAA GTGCAAACTTTTTtacaaaaaagataatgagtttaaaGAGAAGGGAGTGGGCACATTGCACCTGAAACCCACGGCCAATCAGAAGACCCAGCTGCTGGTTCGAGCTGACACCAATTTAG GTAACATCCTCCTGAACGTCCTGGTTCCACCCAACATGCCCTGCTCCCGAACTGGCAAGAACAACGTCCTCATTGTCTGTGTCCCAAACCCACCGGTCTGCGAGAAGAATGCCTCCATCCCTGTGACGATGCTCATCCGGGTCAAGACCACCGAGGATGCTGATGAGCTGCACAAAATCCTACTGGAGAAAAAAGAGGCATGA
- the KIAA0930 gene encoding uncharacterized protein KIAA0930 homolog isoform X2 — protein sequence MLQAIAEERRRLGLRQEISGLGCFKDDRIVFWTWMFSTYFMEKWAPRQDDMLFYVRRKLPFVESGDSPSDDGKKVDVEVYRRDSKKLPGLGDPDIDWEESVCLNLILQKLDYLVTCAVCTRSDGGDIHIHRKKSQQVFASPSKHPMDSKGEESKISYPNIFFMIDNFEEVFCDMAVGEGEMVCVELVASDKANTFQGVIFQGSIRYEALKKVYDNRVSVAAKMAQRMSFGFYKYNNMEFVRMKGPQGKGHAEMAVSRVSTGDTSPYGTEEDSSPASPMHERMTSFSTPPTPERNNRPSFFSPSLKRKVPRNRITEMKKSHSANDSEEFFRDDDSEADLHNTTNLRSRSLSGTGRSLVGSWLKLNRADGNFLLYAHLTYVTLPLPRILTDILEVRQKPILMT from the exons GCTGCTTCAAGGATGACCGCATCGTCTTTTGGACCTGGATGTTCTCCACCTATTTCATGGAGAAGTGGGCCCCAAGGCAGGATGACATGCTGTTCTATGTGAGGAGGAAGCTCCCTTTTGTGGAGAGTGGCGACAGCCCCAGTGATGATGGGAAGAAG GTAGATGTGGAAGTTTACCGgcgtgactccaagaagctgccTGGCCTCGGGGACCCCGATATTGACTGGGAGGAGAGCGTCTGCCTGAACCTCATCCTCCAGAAG CTCGATTACCTGGTGACCTGTGCTGTCTGCACGCGTTCGGACGGAGGTGATATTCATATCCACAGGAAGAAGTCCCAG CAAGTGTTTGCCTCTCCCAGCAAGCATCCGATGGACAGCAAGGGGGAGGAGTCCAAGATCAGCTACCCCAACATCTTCTTCATGATTGACAACTTTGAGGAG GTCTTCTGTGACATGGCCGTGGGGGAAGGCGAGATGGTCTGCGTGGAGTTGGTGGCCAGCGATAAGGCCAACACCTTTCAGGGTGTCATCTTTCAAGGCTCCATCCGCTACGAGGCCCTCAAGAAAGTCTATGACAACCGG GTGAGCGTGGCGGCTAAGATGGCCCAGCGGATGTCTTTCGGTTTCTACAAGTACAACAACATGGAGTTTGTGCGGATGAAGGGGCCGCAGGGGAAGGGCCATGCCGAGATGGCGGTGAGCCGGGTTTCCACCGGCGACACGTCCCCATATGGGACCGAGGAAGACTCCAGCCCTGCCTCACCCATGCACGAGAGA ATGACCTCCTTCAGCACACCTCCGACCCCAGAGCGCAACAACCGGCCGTCCTTCTTCTCCCCGTCCCTCAAGCGGAAAGTGCCCCGAAATCGGATCACGGAGATGAAGAAGTCCCATTCGGCCAACGACAGCGAGGAGTTCTTCCGGGACGACGACAGTGAGG CGGACCTCCACAACACCACCAACTTACGGTCCAGGTCGCTGTCAGGGACCGGGCGCTCGCTTGTCGGGTCCTGGCTCAAACTAAACCGGGCCGATGGAAACTTCCTGCTCTATGCACACCTGACCTACGTCACCTTGCCCCTGCCTCGGATCTTAACAG ACATCCTGGAAGTTCGGCAGAAGCCCATCCTGATGACGTAG
- the NUP50 gene encoding nuclear pore complex protein Nup50 isoform X1: MKYKLNFNCTRYRNMAKRNAEKELTDRNWDQEDDAEEVGTFSVASEEVLKNRAIKKAKRRGVALESESGGAFKGFKGLMVPPGGGGLAGFGNGTSIKPLEGLSNGSTMSSVSNLAPAKTTPEKKVTFGRITANGPKSPLGTDKKATDPKTNGDKQQPSSSGPSASAYHRQLAALNCSVRDWIVKHVDTNPLCDLTPIFKDYERYLTSIEQLPGNSNDGSGQKQTPAGPATRGPSQQPQDEAPPEKRPTSASAATSTTSFHFGQKVDGSVLGPLGSGVAASFSFSPGNTGMFGKSVSQASPISSFSKVPEGHADGPANERKGADEEESEEPPKVIVTEVKEEDAFYSKKCKLFYKKDNEFKEKGVGTLHLKPTANQKTQLLVRADTNLGNILLNVLVPPNMPCSRTGKNNVLIVCVPNPPVCEKNASIPVTMLIRVKTTEDADELHKILLEKKEA; this comes from the exons GTACCGAAACATGGCCAAAAGGAACGCGGAGAAGGAGCTGACGGACCGGAACTGGGACCAGGAGGACGACGCGGAGGAG GTGGGCACTTTCTCAGTGGCGAGTGAGGAAGTCCTGAAGAACAGAGCCATCAAGAAGGCGAAGCGCCGCGGCGTGGCCCTGGAG TCTGAAAGTGGAGGGGCTTTTAAAGGTTTCAAAGGCTTGATGGTTCCTCCAGGAGGAGGAGGCCTCGCTGGCTTCGGCAACGGCACCAGTATCAAGCCTCTGGAAGGCCTGTCGAATGGCAGTACCATGTCTTCTGTGTCCAACCTGGCCCCTGCCAAGACCACACCAGAAAAGAAGGTGACTTTTG GCCGCATCACAGCCAATGGCCCCAAGTCTCCCTTGGGAACGGACAAGAAGGCCACTGACCCCAAGACCAATGGGGACAAGCAGCAGCCTTCCTCCTCCGGTCCCAGCGCCAGTGCCTACCACAGACAGCTCGCAGCCTTAAACTGCTCGGTGCGTGATTGGATTGTCAAGCACGTGGACACCAACCCGCTCTGCGACCTGACACCTATCTTTAAAGACTACGAGAGATACCTCACCAGCATCGAGCAGCTGCCTGGCAACAGTAATGACGGCAGTGGACAGAAGCAGACCCCAGCTGGGCCTGCCACCCGGGGCCCCTCGCAGCAGCCCCAGGATGAGGCACCACCAGAGAAGAGACCGACCTCGGCCTCGGCAGCCACGTCCACCACCTCTTTTCACTTTGGCCAGAAAGTGGATGGCTCAGTTCTGGGCCCCTTGGGTTCAGGCGTGGCAGCCAGCTTCTCCTTCTCTCCTGGAAACACAGGCATGTTTGGCAAAAGTGTGAGCCAAGCCAgtcccatttcttccttctccaaagtGCCGGAGGGCCATGCTGATGGGCCTGCTAACGAACGCAAAG GTGCTGACGAGGAAGAGAGTGAGGAACCACCTAAAGTCATTGTGACTGAAGTCAAAGAGGAGGATGCCTTTTACTCCAAGAA GTGCAAACTTTTTtacaaaaaagataatgagtttaaaGAGAAGGGAGTGGGCACATTGCACCTGAAACCCACGGCCAATCAGAAGACCCAGCTGCTGGTTCGAGCTGACACCAATTTAG GTAACATCCTCCTGAACGTCCTGGTTCCACCCAACATGCCCTGCTCCCGAACTGGCAAGAACAACGTCCTCATTGTCTGTGTCCCAAACCCACCGGTCTGCGAGAAGAATGCCTCCATCCCTGTGACGATGCTCATCCGGGTCAAGACCACCGAGGATGCTGATGAGCTGCACAAAATCCTACTGGAGAAAAAAGAGGCATGA
- the KIAA0930 gene encoding uncharacterized protein KIAA0930 homolog isoform X1, translated as MLQAIAEERRRLGLRQEISGLGCFKDDRIVFWTWMFSTYFMEKWAPRQDDMLFYVRRKLPFVESGDSPSDDGKKQVDVEVYRRDSKKLPGLGDPDIDWEESVCLNLILQKLDYLVTCAVCTRSDGGDIHIHRKKSQQVFASPSKHPMDSKGEESKISYPNIFFMIDNFEEVFCDMAVGEGEMVCVELVASDKANTFQGVIFQGSIRYEALKKVYDNRVSVAAKMAQRMSFGFYKYNNMEFVRMKGPQGKGHAEMAVSRVSTGDTSPYGTEEDSSPASPMHERMTSFSTPPTPERNNRPSFFSPSLKRKVPRNRITEMKKSHSANDSEEFFRDDDSEADLHNTTNLRSRSLSGTGRSLVGSWLKLNRADGNFLLYAHLTYVTLPLPRILTDILEVRQKPILMT; from the exons GCTGCTTCAAGGATGACCGCATCGTCTTTTGGACCTGGATGTTCTCCACCTATTTCATGGAGAAGTGGGCCCCAAGGCAGGATGACATGCTGTTCTATGTGAGGAGGAAGCTCCCTTTTGTGGAGAGTGGCGACAGCCCCAGTGATGATGGGAAGAAG CAGGTAGATGTGGAAGTTTACCGgcgtgactccaagaagctgccTGGCCTCGGGGACCCCGATATTGACTGGGAGGAGAGCGTCTGCCTGAACCTCATCCTCCAGAAG CTCGATTACCTGGTGACCTGTGCTGTCTGCACGCGTTCGGACGGAGGTGATATTCATATCCACAGGAAGAAGTCCCAG CAAGTGTTTGCCTCTCCCAGCAAGCATCCGATGGACAGCAAGGGGGAGGAGTCCAAGATCAGCTACCCCAACATCTTCTTCATGATTGACAACTTTGAGGAG GTCTTCTGTGACATGGCCGTGGGGGAAGGCGAGATGGTCTGCGTGGAGTTGGTGGCCAGCGATAAGGCCAACACCTTTCAGGGTGTCATCTTTCAAGGCTCCATCCGCTACGAGGCCCTCAAGAAAGTCTATGACAACCGG GTGAGCGTGGCGGCTAAGATGGCCCAGCGGATGTCTTTCGGTTTCTACAAGTACAACAACATGGAGTTTGTGCGGATGAAGGGGCCGCAGGGGAAGGGCCATGCCGAGATGGCGGTGAGCCGGGTTTCCACCGGCGACACGTCCCCATATGGGACCGAGGAAGACTCCAGCCCTGCCTCACCCATGCACGAGAGA ATGACCTCCTTCAGCACACCTCCGACCCCAGAGCGCAACAACCGGCCGTCCTTCTTCTCCCCGTCCCTCAAGCGGAAAGTGCCCCGAAATCGGATCACGGAGATGAAGAAGTCCCATTCGGCCAACGACAGCGAGGAGTTCTTCCGGGACGACGACAGTGAGG CGGACCTCCACAACACCACCAACTTACGGTCCAGGTCGCTGTCAGGGACCGGGCGCTCGCTTGTCGGGTCCTGGCTCAAACTAAACCGGGCCGATGGAAACTTCCTGCTCTATGCACACCTGACCTACGTCACCTTGCCCCTGCCTCGGATCTTAACAG ACATCCTGGAAGTTCGGCAGAAGCCCATCCTGATGACGTAG